The following proteins are encoded in a genomic region of Musa acuminata AAA Group cultivar baxijiao chromosome BXJ2-11, Cavendish_Baxijiao_AAA, whole genome shotgun sequence:
- the LOC135627249 gene encoding large ribosomal subunit protein eL22z-like translates to MSRGGSAAAAAKGGKKKGSTFVIDCAKPVEDKIMDIASLEKFLQERIKVAGGKAGALGDAVTVTRDKSKITVTSEGPFSKRYLKYLTKKYLKKHNVRDWLRVIASNKDRTVYELRYFNIAENEGEEED, encoded by the exons ATGAGTCGCGGGGGaagcgcagcggcggcggcgaagGGTGGGAAGAAGAAGGGCTCGACCTTCGTGATCGACTGCGCGAAGCCGGTGGAGGACAAGATCATGGACATCGCCTCGCTGGAAAAGTTCCTCCAGGAGCGGATCAAGGTCGCTGGCGGCAAGGCTGGCGCCCTTGGCGACGCCGTGACCGTCACCCGGGACAAGAGCAAGATCACCGTCACCTCGGAGGGCCCGTTCTCCAAGCG GTACTTGAAGTACTTGACAAAGAAGTACTTAAAGAAACACAATGTGCGGGATTGGTTGCGAGTTATTGCTTCAAACAAAGATCGCACTGTCTACGAACTCAGATACTTCAACATTGCTGAGAATGAAGGCGAGGAGGAAGATTAA
- the LOC135627943 gene encoding dormancy-associated protein homolog 3-like, giving the protein MGLLDKLWDDTLAGPRPESGLGRLRKYSSFAFRPSSSSPLTPADKDEAATGGLGRPYGDEGSAEAAAAPRVTRSIMIKRPAGWASPGGGTPPSSPAGSTPPVSPFSGATRFRRKSMSDAQARKADAVAVESTSSSCPPFEL; this is encoded by the exons ATGGGGCTCCTCGACAAGCTCTGGGACGACACCCTCGCCGGCCCCCGCCCCGAGTCCGGGCTCGGCCGCCTCCGGAAGTACTCCTCCTTCGCCTTCCGcccgtcctcctcctcccctctcacCCCCGCCGACAAAG ATGAGGCGGCGACCGGTGGCCTGGGAAGGCCATACGGCGACGAGGgttccgcggaggcggcggcggcgccgaGGGTAACGAGGAGCATCATGATAAAGAGGCCTGCCGGGTGGGCGTCGCCAGGGGGCGGGACGCCGCCGTCATCGCCGGCAGGCTCGACCCCGCCCGTCTCTCCCTTCTCCG GAGCGACCCGTTTTAGGAGGAAGTCGATGTCGGACGCGCAGGCAAGGAAAGCGGACGCGGTCGCGGTGGAATCCACGAGCTCTTCTTGTCCTCCCTTCGAACTCTAA
- the LOC135627652 gene encoding pollen-specific leucine-rich repeat extensin-like protein 3, translated as MEACLRSLLLLFLLFSSSLSSALALSSVEAALIARRQLLALSKNGDLPDDYEFDVKVDLSFPNARLRRAYIGLQAWRHALYSDPSNFTGNWVGADVCGYRGVFCAPALDDPKLTVVAGVDLNGADIAGYLPVELGLLTEVALFHINSNRFCGIIPKSFSRLVLLHELDVSNNRFVGPFPMVVVGLPSLRYLDLRFNDFEGALPPELFDKGLDAIFLNDNRFSSPIPDNFGNSTASVVVLANNKLGGCIPGSTGRMGATLNELVLLNNGLVGCLPSEVGELGNATVLDASWNSLTGDLPTSFAALSKVEDLDLSHNVLTGVVPEKLCRLPSLTNFTFSFNYFKGEAAECVPSAGSDVVFDDKGNCLEKRPGQKSAKTCYRVLSRPVDCSKDKCGSSPSSSTPSSATPTSPKSSPKPATPSPKPSTKPATPTSPKASPNPVTPPPQEPSPAPVAATPPKSSPKPPTPRAPAKSPPPPQHSESPVTPVPSPPPAPHSESPVTRVHSPPPPVSTPPQQAFASPPFAQSPSQPELRSPPPPVVSPPPPVYSPPPPVNSPPPPVHSSQPPPYSPPPPSGSSSQPPPSINSPPPPPPPHSESPVTRVHSPPPPPVSTPPPQSFASPPLAPSPSQPELRSPPPQVVIPPPPVSSPPPTVNSPPPPPSGSSSQPPPSINSPPPPPIASSQSSPPVHSPSSPVYSPPPPTVSSPSPAPSVASPPAPVSSSPPPPTASSPSPAPSVASPPQPVASSPPTPTASSPSPAPWVASPPPPVASSPPPPTASSPSPAPWVASPPPPVASSPPPPTASSPSPAPSVASPPQPVASSPPPPTASSPSPAPWVASPPPPVASSPPPPTASSPSPAPSVASPPQPVASSPLPPTASTPSPAPSVASPPPSVASSPPPPTASSPSPAPSVASPPQPVASSPLPPTASSPSPAPSVASPPPPVASSPPPPVYSPPPPPVQTPPPTASSPSPSPSAASTPPPVASSPSPSPSVVSTPPPVASSPSPSPTVVSTPPPVASSPPPAVASTPPPTMHSPPPPVASPPVQTPPPPVASPPPPVQTPAPAPGSSSPPLVSSPPPSTSYPPVVSPASLPEPDTLPPVGGLSYASPPPPIYKGY; from the coding sequence ATGGAGGCCTGCCTccgctctctcctcctcctcttccttctcttctcctcctccttgtcgTCCGCGTTAGCTCTCTCAAGCGTCGAAGCTGCCCTGATCGCCCGTCGCCAGCTCCTGGCATTGTCCAAGAACGGCGACCTCCCCGACGATTACGAGTTCGACGTCAAGGTCGACCTCAGCTTCCCCAACGCCCGCCTCCGCCGCGCCTACATCGGCCTCCAGGCCTGGCGGCACGCCTTATACTCCGACCCCTCCAACTTCACTGGCAACTGGGTCGGCGCCGACGTGTGCGGCTACCGTGGCGTGTTTTGCGCCCCGGCACTCGACGACCCGAAGCTCACCGTCGTCGCCGGCGTCGACCTGAACGGCGCCGACATCGCTGGCTACCTTCCCGTCGAGCTCGGCCTCCTTACCGAGGTCGCGCTCTTCCATATCAATTCCAACCGCTTCTGCGGCATCATCCCCAAGAGCTTCTCCCGGCTCGTGCTCCTCCACGAGCTCGACGTCAGCAACAACCGCTTCGTCGGGCCGTTTCCGATGGTCGTCGTCGGCCTACCATCTTTAAGGTACCTCGACCTCCGGTTCAACGACTTCGAGGGCGCCCTCCCGCCGGAGCTCTTCGACAAGGGCCTCGACGCCATCTTCCTCAACGACAACCGTTTCAGCTCTCCCATCCCCGACAACTTCGGCAACTCCACGGCGTCGGTGGTGGTTCTGGCCAACAACAAGCTCGGCGGCTGCATTCCCGGTAGCACCGGAAGGATGGGAGCCACCCTGAACGAACTCGTACTGTTGAACAACGGGCTCGTCGGTTGCTTGCCGTCCGAGGTGGGGGAGTTGGGCAACGCGACGGTGTTGGATGCGAGCTGGAACTCGCTCACCGGCGATCTCCCGACGAGCTTTGCGGCGTTGAGCAAGGTGGAGGACCTGGACTTGTCGCACAACGTCCTCACAGGAGTGGTACCGGAGAAGCTCTGTCGCTTGCCGAGCCTCACCAACTTCACGTTCTCCTTCAACTACTTCAAGGGCGAAGCCGCCGAGTGCGTGCCCTCGGCCGGGTCTGACGTCGTTTTCGACGACAAGGGCAATTGCCTTGAGAAGCGGCCCGGGCAGAAGTCGGCGAAGACCTGTTATCGGGTGTTGAGTCGCCCTGTGGACTGCAGCAAAGATAAATGTGGGTCTTCTCCGAGCTCTTCCACTCCCTCTTCGGCGACACCGACATCTCCGAAGTCTTCACCTAAGCCGGCTACGCCGTCTCCGAAACCTTCAACAAAGCCGGCGACGCCAACATCTCCGAAGGCATCACCTAACCCGGTGACACCGCCACCTCAGGAGCCATCGCCTGCGCCGGTGGCAGCAACCCCTCCAAAATCATCACCGAAGCCTCCAACGCCCAGGGCACCGGCGAAGTCACCGCCGCCACCTCAGCATTCCGAGTCGCCAGTGACACCGGTGCCCTCACCGCCACCAGCTCCGCATTCCGAGTCACCCGTGACACGAGTGCATTCTCCTCCTCCACCTGTAAGCACACCACCGCAACAGGCATTCGCCTCTCCGCCTTTTGCTCAGTCGCCATCCCAACCAGAGCTCCGCTCTCCACCTCCACCAGTAGTATCACCACCTCCACCGGtctattctccacctcctccagtCAACTCACCACCACCTCCAGTTCATTCATCACAACCTCCACCGTACTCACCACCCCCACCATCTGGATCATCATCTCAACCCCCACCTTCAATCaattcaccaccaccaccaccacctccgcaTTCCGAGTCACCCGTGACACGAGTGCattctcctccaccaccacctgtAAGCACACCACCGCCTCAGTCATTCGCCTCCCCGCCTCTTGCTCCGTCGCCATCCCAACCAGAGCTCCGATCTCCACCTCCACAAGTAGTAATACCACCACCACCGGTTTCTTCTCCACCTCCTACAGTCAACTCACCACCACCCCCACCGTCTGGATCATCATCTCAACCACCACCTTCAATCaattcaccaccaccaccacccatagCGTCATCTCAATCATCACCACCAGTACACTCTCCTTCAtcccctgtatactcaccaccaccaCCCACAGTATCATCCCCATCACCAGCTCCGTCGGTAGCATCACCTCCAGCGCCcgtgtcatcatctccaccaccacccacAGCATCATCCCCATCACCAGCTCCGTCGGTAGCATCACCTCCACAGCCCGTGGCATCATCTCCACCAACCCCCACAGCATCATCCCCATCACCGGCTCCGTGGGTAGCATCACCTCCACCGCCCGtggcatcatctccaccaccacccacAGCATCATCCCCATCACCGGCTCCGTGGGTAGCATCACCTCCACCGCCCGtggcatcatctccaccaccacccacAGCATCATCCCCGTCACCGGCTCCGTCGGTAGCATCACCTCCACAGCCCGtggcatcatctccaccaccacccacAGCATCATCCCCATCACCGGCTCCGTGGGTAGCATCACCTCCACCGCCCGtggcatcatctccaccaccgcccaCAGCATCATCCCCGTCACCGGCTCCGTCGGTAGCATCACCTCCACAGCCCGTGGCATCATCTCCACTACCACCCACAGCATCAACCCCATCACCAGCTCCGTCGGTAGCATCACCTCCACCGTCCGtggcatcatctccaccaccacccacAGCATCATCCCCGTCACCGGCTCCGTCGGTAGCATCACCTCCACAGCCCGTGGCATCATCTCCACTACCACCCACAGCATCATCCCCATCACCAGCTCCGTCGGTAGCATCACCTCCACCGCCCGTGGCATCATCCCCACCACCACCTGTGTactcaccaccgccaccaccagtgCAAACACCACCGCCCACAGCATCATCCCCATCACCATCTCCGTCGGCAGCATCAACTCCACCGCCCGTGGCATCATCCCCATCACCATCTCCATCGGTAGTGTCAACTCCACCGCCCGTGGCATCATCCCCATCACCATCTCCAACGGTAGTATCAACTCCACCGCCCGtggcatcatctccaccaccggccGTAGCATCAACCCCACCACCGACAATGCACTCTCCACCACCGCCGGTGGCATCACCACCAGTGCAAACACCTCCACCACCCGTAGCATCGCCACCGCCACCAGTGCAAACACCAGCACCGGCCCCGGGATCTTCATCCCCTCCTCTTGTCTCCTCTCCGCCACCATCGACTTCATATCCTCCGGTCGTCTCCCCTGCTTCACTTCCTGAGCCCGACACGTTACCGCCGGTCGGCGGATTGAGCTACGCATCTCCACCTCCACCTATCTACAAAGGCTATTAA
- the LOC135626401 gene encoding protein RALF-like 33: MSKHHMMRPTQSSLLSVALLLLLLLAAAAAASGGGGGEVPLAWISSLSGCRGTVAECLAGEQFDLGAEVTRRMLATSNYVSYGALKRDTVPCSRRGASYYNCRPGAQANPYSRSCSSIAQCRG, from the coding sequence ATGAGCAAGCACCACATGATGAGGCCGACGCAAAGCTCCCTCCTTTCggtcgccctcctcctcctcctcctcctcgccgccgCAGCGGCCGCCAGTGGAGGAGGAGGGGGCGAGGTCCCGCTCGCCTGGATCTCCTCCCTCTCCGGGTGCCGCGGCACCGTCGCGGAGTGCCTCGCCGGCGAGCAGTTCGACCTCGGAGCCGAGGTGACCCGCCGGATGCTCGCCACCTCCAACTACGTCAGTTACGGCGCCCTTAAGCGCGACACCGTCCCCTGCTCCCGCCGCGGCGCCTCTTACTACAACTGCCGCCCCGGCGCCCAGGCCAACCCCTACTCCCGCAGCTGTTCCTCCATCGCCCAGTGCCGCGGTTGA
- the LOC135627147 gene encoding small ribosomal subunit protein eS21-like has product MQNEAGEMTDLYIPRKCSATNRLITAKDHASVQINIGHLDESGVYTGQFSTFALSGFIRAQGDADGSLDRLWQKKKVEVKQQ; this is encoded by the exons ATGCAGAACGAAGCGGGTGAGATGACGGATCTCTACATCCCAAGGAAATG TTCTGCTACCAATAGGCTCATTACAGCCAAGGATCATGCCTCGGTCCAGATCAATATCGGGCATTTGGATGAGAGTGGCGTTTACACCGGCCAGTTTTCCACTTTTGCACTTTCTGGCTTTATCCGAGCTCAG GGTGATGCTGATGGTTCTTTGGATAGACTTTGGCAGAAGAAAAAGGTCGAAGTGAAGCAGCAGTAG
- the LOC135626976 gene encoding small ribosomal subunit protein eS4z-like has product MARGLKKHLKRLNAPKHWMLDKLGGAFAPKPSSGPHKARECLPLILILRNKLKYALTYREVIAILMQRHVMVDGKVRTDKTYPAGFMDVVSIPKTNENFRLLYDTKGRFRLHSVRDEEAKFKLCKVRSVQFGQKGIPYLNTYDGRTIRYPDPLIKANDTIKLDLETNKIVDFIKFDVGNVVMVTGGRNTGRVGVIKNREKHKGSFDTIHVQDATGHEFATRMGNVFTIGKGTKPWVSLPKGKGIKLSIIEEARKRLAAAGATATA; this is encoded by the exons ATG GCAAGGGGATTGAAGAAGCATCTGAAGAGGCTCAATGCCCCAAAGCACTGGATGCTGGATAAGCTTGGTGGAGCATTC GCTCCCAAGCCGTCGTCTGGCCCTCATAAAGCCAGGGAATGCTTGCCCTTGATCCTTATTTTAAGGAACAAACTGAAATATGCTCTTACCTACCGTGAAGTCATTGCTATTCTGATGCAACGCCATGTGATGGTGGATGGGAAAGTCAGGACTGACAAGACTTACCCTGCTGGTTTCATGG ATGTTGTTTCAATACCTAAGACAAATGAGAACTTTCGACTCCTTTATGACACCAAGGGACGCTTTCGTCTCCACTCAGTTAGGGATGAAGAGGCAAAG TTCAAGCTCTGCAAGGTTCGCTCCGTGCAGTTTGGACAGAAGGGCATTCCCTACCTGAACACATATGATGGTCGTACCATTCGCTACCCTGATCCTCTTATTAAGGCCAATGACACCATCAAGCTTGACTTGGAAACCAACAAGATCGTCGACTTCATCAAGTTTGATGTTGGAAATGTTGTGATGGTGACTGGTGGGAGAAACACCGGTCGTGTCGGTGTGATTAAGAACAGGGAGAAGCACAAGGGGAGCTTTGACACCATCCACGTCCAAGATGCCACTGGCCATGAATTTGCGACTCGCATGGGCAACGTCTTCACGATCGGCAAGGGGACAAAGCCATGGGTGTCTCTTCCAAAGGGCAAGGGAATCAAGCTCAGCATCATTGAGGAGGCACGAAAGCGCTTGGCTGCTGCTGGCGCAACTGCCACTGCTTAG